The Balaenoptera musculus isolate JJ_BM4_2016_0621 chromosome 6, mBalMus1.pri.v3, whole genome shotgun sequence nucleotide sequence ATCTCTAGCCAACTCCTCCTTATACCGCAGTCAAGGTCTCAGAGTGTTGTTTGGGTGTAGTTGGGTAGTGAGGAGGGGGTCTGGGGACTCGGCTTTCCTTAAGCCACAAAGAAGGCAGACCCTTTCCAACAGAGGGGTCCTGGGAGCTCTCTCGGCTGGGAATGGAGTATCCTGCCGAGGGAAGTGAGCCTGATTCAGCGGGTAGCATGGTGGGGTCCAGCAGGAAGGAAACACCCTTTGCCATCACTGGTACCTCCTGTTGGTGTAACCAAAGAGGCTGCAGGAAGTGGGTGTCCCTGTGGGAGCTGAGAAACCACAGGCCCAGGCAAGGGCTGGCTTCCCCTGCTCACAAGAGTGAAGTCAAAGACCAGAGGATATGGAGCTGAGCGGAGTAGCCGTGGCCCTGGGGCCCACCGGCCAGCTGCTCTTATTCCTGTGCTTCAAGACCCTGGCTGCCCAGACTGCAGACACCTGCCCAGGTGAGATGGACCTGAATTTCTGGTCCCTGAAAGCTGGTAACTACCCACTCATTGACCACAAATAGTATCTAGGGTTAAACCCTCCATATGCATCTTCTTCTGAACACTCAACGGCTCAACTTCATCTTCAGACTAGGACACGacaggcccaaggtcacacaggtcaGAAGGGAAGGAGCAGGAATTTAAGCCCAGGTCTGTCCAACTCTCAAGCCTGTGATTCGCCCCACCAAGCATCCCAGCCAGGTCTCGACTCTGCCACCGAGGAGAAGGACCATGCCCATCACTTTCTCCGTCTTCTCCTGGACTTTTCAGAAAGATGTTCTAAGATGTTCTAATCCAAGGGCTCCCACACTTACTTGGGGTTTGTTAGTGCAGATTTCTGGCTTTTACCCCAGAGAGTGCGATTCAGCAGATTCGGGTCTAAGAGGCGGTTGTGGTCTCCCTCCCGATCCCACGCAGGTGGATGGGCCCCACACCTGGCAAGAGGTTGCCCCTGAGGACAGACCAGCCTCCCCCTGAGTTGAGGACGTATTTATGGGGGAAGCATAAGGCTGCTCCCATGAGAGAGTCCCAGCTGGAGACAGACCCCAAAACGACAGCTGCCCGTGTCTCCAGTGAGAGCACAGCTGATTCCCACATCCTCTAAGTTGTCTCTCGTGAGGATATTTCAGTTTtgaaatcaacaaaattatttttttctgagaaggaaaTGAATCTCTGGTTCCAGTTCTACTGGAGTTTGCTCTGTGTCCTTGGATCAAATGTGTCCCCTCTCCAGGAGACCTACACAGACCCCTTCCAGCTCAGGAATTCTATGGTCAAAAGTCCAAGGTCTGGGGGTGAAAATGTTACTTTGACCCAGATTTCCcaagtcttttaaatatttattgttattatttagtGAAAGTACCCACTGCTTATGAGGTTCTTTTAAAATGCCATGAATTATACTAAGAAGTTTAAAATCTGCGTTATCTAATCTAATCCTCCCCACAGTCCTATTCCTGTCTCCTCTTGGGCACCGAAGGGACAGAGCTCAGAGGGGttgagtgacttgtccaaggacacacagcactgaggctggggggagggtggctCAGGCAGGGGGCACTACAAGGCCAGGGCTCGGCCCTGCATCACCTCCACGCCTGACCAGTGCCCACCAGAGGCGGGAAACTCACTGCCAGGCTGACCCTTCATCTGAGACGGGTGACTCTGGCCACAGCCAAGAGCCCAGGCCAAGGTCGCCGCGTGGCAGATCCCTGTGGCTCGGGTGTCCCGTCGCCGGCTCTGCAGGGCTCTCAGGCCCAGGACGAGCTCCCTGACTGGCGCTCTGTGTCTCTCTGCAGAGGTGAAGCTGGTGGGTCTGGAGGGCTCCGACAAGCTCTCCATCCTCCGAGGATGCCCGGGGCTGCCCGGACCCGCAGGGCCCAAGGGAGAGGCAGGCGCCAGTGGACAGAAAGGTACGTGCTCTGGctcgggggtggggggtcagTGAGCACCGGCTCTTCTCAAATTAGACCCTGGGTGGGCAGTGCCCCCTGTGGGTCTCAGGTCGCAGGCTTGGGTCACGACCCTGCTCAGAGCTGGCGTCAGGAGCGACCCCTGTGGCCCACCGGGATGTGTCATTCCCTGAGGAGGGGGCTGGTCTCAGCTAGTCTGTGAGCTCACATTTGGGTATATTTTCATAGAGCACCCGCTTCCTGGTCCTCGATCCAGCCCTGGCTTTACGTGGCCGTGGGCAAGAGTTCCAAGCCTTACGTACCTCGGCATTCTCACCTGAAAACTGAGGCCCCAGCTTTTGCTGTCTGTAccgcagatgagaaaactggggcgcAGAGCACTCAGCCATCACCAGGGAGGGTGGAGCTGCACCCCAACTCAGTATGAAGGCCCCCGCGCGCTCCACACCTCTCCCGTCGACGTGCTGGCCCCCTTGTGGGGTTTTGGGCCCCGAGCCTGGTATGAAGGGCAGGTGTGCACCCAGCTCAAGGGGTGAGTGCCCCGGGCCTGGGTGTGAGTGGACTCCAAGGGCTCCGGAGACAGGGCGAGCTCGGAGGTCCCCAGCCTCTCACGTCCTAGGAGGTATCCAGCTCAGGGGCCGTGGGcacccagggcagggcctggggatggGAGGGCGGCGTGTGCTCACCAcgatgggctccaggctggggATCCTGCGGGGGGGACACTGGGAGGAGTAGCAAGTCTGGGGCGCTGCCCACCAGTGGGTGTGGTTAGTCCGCCCCAAGCTGAGCTGGCGCCCCCTCTGCCCCACACCCCCACACCCACACTCCCCGGGGAGGGCAGCCTGCCGGCAGATGGTCCTGCTGCCTCGGCTGAGCCTGGGGCCGCCTCTCCTGACCCTCCCTTCAGTGCTCAGGAGGAGGGGCAAGGGCCCTGGGTGGTCCTAGCCCCCTGCTAACATCAATAATGCAGACCTGGGTGGCCTCGTGGCTCCTGACCCCTCCTCGCTGGAGGTGGAAAGAGAACCACCACGGAGGGATGCATAATTGCACCTGACCGCCTCTGCGTCCAGGGCTGAGCACAGGgcagggcccctcctccctcccagaacCAATGGGCCGGAGGCTCCTGTGTGACAGGGTCTCTGAGGACGTGCTCTTGGTCCCAGGCCCCCAAGTAGATGGTGGGGCTCTGTGACGgtggcctggccctgggctgctACACTGAGGTGGTCGGGAGCCAGAACACTGGTGTTTTCCTGGGGCCCGGGCTTGGCGTGCCGGCCGGTTGGCACCGGGTGGCTGTGAGTGCTTTGTCCCCGCTGTCTGCTGTCACCCTCGGGCTGAGTCCCAGGGCAGTGATCCTGAGGATACCGCAGCTAGGATGGGAGGGTCAGGACTGTTTTCCTTAGGGCAGAGACGCTCAAGTGGAATTCTTCAGGTTGCATTTTCCTCAAAGATGTATCTTTGGAATTTACAGGGGAACGAGGTTCTCCCGGAGTCCCTGGGAAGGCAGGACCGACCGGGCCCAAAGGTACCAAAGGTGATGAAGAGCTAGGACCCCGGGGCCAGTCTACAGAGACAGGAGAGATggggacagacagagagagacggggaggaggtggagagagagatgggagagagacagagagagggagggaggccaaGTGACAGAGAGGGACCTGTCCTGCTTCCTGTTTCCAAAGAGCTTCGAGACAGCGTGTGAACTGGGTCCCGGGTCTGGGGCCCCAGGCCCAGAACAGCCTCTCATAACCCAGGGAAGAATCCAGGCCTCTGAGTATCCCCCCCACTCCCCTGGCTGAGACCCAGGCATTAGAAAGCTGTGTGGGCCGCGGAGCACGCGTGTGTGGTGCCCAGAGCCCCAGCCTTGTCCCCCACGCCCCAGTTCCCGAAGAACTGAGCCCTTGGGTGGTTTCCAGAGCGGAGGGTCGATGTCCACTGACCAGATGTCCTGTGCATCTCCTGTCTCTCCCCAGGAGACCGAGGGGAAAAGGGCGCGGGCGGAGAGAAAGGTGAGCCCCTCCGCCTCCCTGGGGTCATTGGGCAGGCTTTGCAATGGGCTGGGGGATCCCAGGGGCCTCGGTCACTCCCAGCACCATCTGGGAGAGGATCTCAGACCACACCCCGGGCCCTGTCCGTCCAACCGATGGGTGCGGGAGGAGGGGCCTCTGAGCCCGGCTTGCTTTGTCAGCGGCCTGTGAGCGCTCAAAGCTCAGCGGCTCCAGAGCTGGACCCCGGTGACTGGCAATACTGCCTTACTACATAATTGTGGACattttgcttataattttctgatttatgctcattttttaaaaaatttgtaaaagcaagaaaaggcaaaactccaAGACACAGTCACATGCTCCGGCTACAAATACAAAGTGCAAGGTTGGGGCCCAGACTCACATCCCAAATGCTCCCCAATACTGTCCACAACCAGAGGCTCTGGTGGAGACACAGGCTGTGGAAAGTGATAGGCCTGGGGGCGCTGAGCCTCCACCGCCGTGAGCCGTGAAGCCCAGGCGAGGTGGCCGGCACGGCGGTCCAGCCAGCGTCCCGTGCGACAGTGCTGGCCGCCAGCCCCCGGGCAGGCCAGATGCAGTGGGGGCCAAGCAAGCCCAGTGATGCTGAGTCTAGGAACTGGTCCTCAGGGCTGGAGGCTGAGAGTCCTGCAAAGAGCTGGATAATGGTTTCCATTCTCCCCGCTGTGTTCACGGAGCAACGGGGCTGAGGGGCACAGGGTGCTGTTTCCAGACGTGTGACGTGCATGTCCTCTCTCCCCACAACAGGAGAGCCGGGGCAGCTTCATTCCTGTGCCACAGGTGACCACGCACACGCTGACCCCCCGACCTCCTCCTGGACCTGCtcctgctgggggcgggggagtgggGGGTCGACCAGAAGGCCAGCTGCACAGACTCAGGTTCCAACTTCCAAGGACAAAACCCTCTCTGTGCATATCTGACTCCCCAATTACCCGAGTGATAGGCAGCCGTTGCCTCGATAACTCGAGTATATTCCTGGAGGAGGGCCGGTGCCCAGGAGACTAGGCGggggcagccctgggaggtgggaTGGCCAGGTAGACGGGGCCTGGCCGTCACAGCTGAGTGGCCTTGGGGGCTGCGTCTCTGTCCCAGGACGcagagcccccctcccccaggcaggtgtccctgcctctccctcctcccccctcctcctcccccctgccctgcccagagccCCTGTCCTGGCGTCCATTCCCCGGCTTCCCCTCCCAGGACCTCGGACCTGTAAGGAGCTGCTCACCAGGGGGCACTATCTGAGTGGCTGGCACACCATCTACCTGCCCGACTGCCGGCCCCTGACCGTGCTGTGTGACATGGACGTGGACGGCGGGGGGTGGACCGTGAGTGGGGGGGACCCAGTGATGGCCGTGGGGTTCCCGGGCAGGGGTGGGCGTGCCTGGGAGGCCCACCTGGTGGCAGATCACTCTTTAGTGGCCTTTGTGAGACCGTCCACTCCCTCCAGGCTCAGGCTGACCCCGTCCTTTCACTGAGGTCGGGAGAATCAGAAATGTCAGGGGCGGGGGGTGTGGACCCATATGGGAAGGAGTCCCGTGGCTCAGGGCGGGGGGCTCAGGCCCGGAGGTGCCCACTCCTCTCCAGCCGTGTGGCTTTGGGCTCGTcgcctgccctctctgagcctccatttcctccttggTCCCATGTGGGTGTCCCTGACTGCCCCTGGGCTCTTTGATGAGACCCACATTCTGGTCCTCGGCCTGTGATGTGTGTGAACTACCGCTGCTGCTCCCCCGTGTGGCTGGGGTGCCCTGTGGGGGGACGGCAGTGGGGCCCCGTCTCCTCAGCCCTCCCCATCGTGTGCAGGTTTTCCAGCGAAGGAGTGACGGCTCCGTGGACTTCTACCGGGACTGGACCGCGTACAAGCAGGGCTTCGGCAGTCAGCTGGGAGAGTTCTGGCTGGGGAATGACAACATCCACGCCCTGACCGCCCAGGGTAGGCCCACGGCCGGGGGCTCTGTGGTGGGGTGCCTGAAATCCACATGCCCCTGACCTTAGCCCTGGGCCACATGAACCAGAAGACCCCGCTCCTCCTTGCCCCAGGGGTGGTCACGTCTGACAGCAGGAAGGGTTATTACTCTGAGAACCTAGGACATGTATTCTCTTACACTCTCTGAGTGCTCAAATCGGAGGAGGTGGATTACTGGAGTGAAGACGACTTCTGGTCTCGGGACCGATCGTATCTAGGACCCGAGAGTCGGAAGTGAGGAGGAGGCCATCTGGATTGGGGTGGCCCTTCTCCCGCTTCCAACTGTTGGTCCGTCCTTGAAACTGGGATCTTAGGCGCTCAGAGCCCCCTCCCTTGCCTCTCCTGCTCAGTGCATGTGGCGGTCCCCACGCAGGCCCCCTCACCCCACTTCTCCGTTCCACAGAATCAGCTTCACAGCTGGTCCTGAGGTCAACGGCAAACCTGTAAATCCGTTCTTAATTCTTCCACTCCCTCATGGCAACCTTGACGGTGTCCACTCATATGCGTGAAATTCTTGCAGAAGAAACTACACATACAAAGGTTTCCTGCCATGGCATTCACAGCTCTTTGCAGGAGAATTT carries:
- the LOC118897068 gene encoding ficolin-1 isoform X1 codes for the protein MELSGVAVALGPTGQLLLFLCFKTLAAQTADTCPEVKLVGLEGSDKLSILRGCPGLPGPAGPKGEAGASGQKGERGSPGVPGKAGPTGPKGTKGDRGEKGAGGEKGEPGQLHSCATGPRTCKELLTRGHYLSGWHTIYLPDCRPLTVLCDMDVDGGGWTVFQRRSDGSVDFYRDWTAYKQGFGSQLGEFWLGNDNIHALTAQGSSELRVDLMDFEGNHRFAKYQSFKMAGEAEKYKLVLGAFVEGSAGDSLTPHKDHFFSTKDQDNDQSSSNCAVQYQGAWWYNSCHSSNLNGRYLGGPHTSYANGVNWRSWRGYNYSYKASTMKVRLT
- the LOC118897068 gene encoding ficolin-2 isoform X3 gives rise to the protein MKAPARSTPLPSTCWPPCGVLGPEPGMKGRCAPSSRGERGSPGVPGKAGPTGPKGTKGDRGEKGAGGEKGEPGQLHSCATGPRTCKELLTRGHYLSGWHTIYLPDCRPLTVLCDMDVDGGGWTVFQRRSDGSVDFYRDWTAYKQGFGSQLGEFWLGNDNIHALTAQGSSELRVDLMDFEGNHRFAKYQSFKMAGEAEKYKLVLGAFVEGSAGDSLTPHKDHFFSTKDQDNDQSSSNCAVQYQGAWWYNSCHSSNLNGRYLGGPHTSYANGVNWRSWRGYNYSYKASTMKVRLT
- the LOC118897068 gene encoding ficolin-1 isoform X2, producing MELSGVAVALGPTGQLLLFLCFKTLAAQTADTCPEVKLVGLEGSDKLSILRGCPGLPGPAGPKGEAGASGQKGERGSPGVPGKAGPTGPKGTKGDRGEKGAGGEKGEPGQLHSCATGPRTCKELLTRGHYLSGWHTIYLPDCRPLTVLCDMDVDGGGWTVFQRRSDGSVDFYRDWTAYKQGFGSQLGEFWLGNDNIHALTAQGSSELRVDLMDFEGNHRFAKYQSFKMAGEAEKYKLVLGAFVEGSADQDNDQSSSNCAVQYQGAWWYNSCHSSNLNGRYLGGPHTSYANGVNWRSWRGYNYSYKASTMKVRLT